In the Sinorhizobium arboris LMG 14919 genome, one interval contains:
- the mobA gene encoding molybdenum cofactor guanylyltransferase MobA: MTGGPSYAISHPPAVILAGGRSSRMGRPKAGLMLGGRSMLARVIERLRPQVSGIAINLNADPVLAAATGLEALPDTIPGFVGPLAGVLAAMRHATRKFPEATHVLTAPVDTPFFPASLADRLRTAVTSESEIAVAFSGGEIHPLFALWPVTLADDLEAWIHADEKRRVRAFIARHGSAAVEFPLIPTTAGPLDPFFNINTPEELRQAEAWLPYLEDREP; encoded by the coding sequence ATGACAGGCGGACCCTCATATGCCATTTCCCACCCGCCGGCGGTCATCCTCGCCGGCGGGCGTTCTTCGCGCATGGGACGCCCGAAGGCCGGGCTGATGCTCGGTGGCAGGAGCATGCTTGCGCGCGTGATCGAGCGCCTCCGGCCGCAGGTCTCCGGCATCGCCATCAATCTGAATGCCGATCCGGTTCTTGCTGCGGCGACGGGCCTCGAGGCACTGCCGGATACGATACCCGGATTCGTCGGCCCGCTCGCCGGCGTTCTGGCCGCAATGCGCCATGCCACGCGCAAATTCCCCGAGGCGACCCATGTGCTCACCGCTCCGGTCGATACGCCCTTCTTTCCCGCCAGCCTTGCCGACCGGCTCCGGACTGCCGTCACCTCCGAGAGTGAAATCGCCGTCGCTTTCTCGGGCGGTGAAATACATCCGCTTTTCGCACTCTGGCCTGTAACGCTCGCGGACGACCTGGAGGCGTGGATTCATGCCGACGAGAAGCGGCGCGTTCGCGCCTTCATCGCGCGGCACGGATCGGCAGCGGTGGAGTTTCCCCTGATCCCGACGACGGCCGGACCGCTGGACCCCTTCTTCAACATCAACACCCCCGAAGAGCTCCGGCAGGCCGAAGCGTGGTTGCCCTACCTCGAGGACCGCGAACCATGA